The DNA window GATGCCATCCGTTACGGCAGGCACTCGCATTATTGGAATTGGTACGATCGGGATGGAAGCGGCAACTATACCTATTACTTTGACTGGCTGTCGCTGCCGAACTTGAATTTGAATAATCCTGAAACCGCTCGCTACTTCATTGACATGTGCAAGTGGTGGGTGACAGAATTTGACATAGACGGGTATCGCTGCGACGTCGCATGGGGGCCGATGCAGCGCAGTCCGCAATTCTGGGTGGATTGGCGGCGTGAACTGAAGAAGATCAAACCGGAAATTCTGCTGCTCGCCGAGGCGGGGGCCAACGAATTCACCATTTACAATGACCGATTTGACTTATCCTACGACTGGAATCTGCATCACGAAGGCACGGCGGCCTTTACCAACATGTTCCCGGCAATTCCTAACTTCACGAATCTGACCGCGCTGATCACGAACTACGGTTTCCCATGGCCGGAGTACAAGAATCCTTTCCGGTTCATGGAGAATCACGACGAGTCGCGTTACGTCACGATCAAGACTCCGGCTCAGACGAAACTGGTGGCGGAACTCCTGCTTACGATTCCCGGTGTGCCGATGATTTACGCCGGACAGGAGATCGGAGAGACATCGCAGCGCGGCGTGATCAACTGGGGCAGCGATCCAAACGGCATGTTTCCGCACTACTATCGGCTGCTGAACGCACGGAAGCGGCTGCCCGCGATGCGCATCGGAGATTTCGACTTACTGACCACCGACGCGCCGGGGCCGTGTTACGCGTTTGCGCGGACTGGTGAAGGAATGGATCCCGTCATATTCCTTGGCAATTTCAGTTCCACCTCGCAGCTTGTGAATGTAAATCTTGATGCACAATTGCTGGGCATACACCCGGACTCGACGTATGTTGTCTCGGAGATCACAACTTCGACCAACTTCACACGGCTCGGGTCAGAGTTGACGACGATCTTCACGAGTCTCTCATCTTACTCGGGGCGCGTGTGGGTAATTTCCGATTCCGCATTCTCCACAGACGCGCGCGAGCTTCCAGCCATTCCCCGCAAGACGGAACTACTTGCTCCCTTTCCGAATCCGTTCAATCCGGTTGTGACGGTTCCGCTTGAGTTGGCGAAGGCATCGCGAGTGACGTTGCGCGTGTTTGACGTGCTCGGGCGCGAAGCGGCAAGGCTGGCCGACGATATGATGCAGCCGGGTGTTCACGAATTCACGTGGGACGGATCGCGCATGTCAAGCGGCATTTATTTCGTGATGCTACAGGCGGACGGCGTGACGCAGACGAAGAAACTTGTGTTGATGAAATAGTGATAAGAAGAATCGTTTGCCTGCTCGCGATTCTGGCTTTTTCAATCGTGGGCTTGGCACAGACTCAGATTGTGAACGCCGGAGAGAACCGTCCGTTCTTGATTGCGAATCGAGCCGGAACATATCTCTACGGCTCGTCGGGTGACGAATGGGATCAGGGTTGGATGGGGTTGTGGGTGAAGCGGGAACGGGTGGCGGGGCCATTTTCCGTCGTCGACAATAAAGGGCACCGCAGATCGCTGGACAAGGCACGGTTTGAGGTTGCGAAGTCATCTGCAATGTGGCGCTGGGCGGACGGCGGAGAATTCAGGATTTACTTCGAGTCGTATCGGGACTCTCTGCTCTACGAGCCGATAGACTGGACAATTGAGCCGGCAAGCGCGTGGGTTCTGCCGGAGCCTCGAGAGAGACTTGCTGACGCATTTGCAGTTGAAGCGGATCGGCTTCCAGCTTTTTCGGGTACGGAAATCGATCGTGAGATTGTGTGGGCCGAAATTCAACTGCTGAATCTCCTTGCCGAAGAAGATTCGCTGCTTTATGCAGGGATACCGTGGTTTAATGAGGGGTGGGGTCGCGATACATTCATTTCGCTGCCGGGGTTGTTGGTGACGGGGCACTTTGATGCGGCGCGAAAGCTGTTGATGCGATTCGCCGGATGGATTGACCGCGATCCGAGCAGTCCGACATACGGAAGAATTCCGAATCGCGTGCGACCCGGTGAAGATATCGCCTATAACACGGCGGACGGCACGCCGTGGTGGATGCGCGAAGTGTATGAATACGGCCTCTATTCGGGAGATTACGCGCTGTGGGATACGCTGCTCTCGGATGGCGGCGCGCTGCGAGTCGCGCTGGACGCGGCGGTGGCGAAGAGTGACAGCTTCGGGTTTCTGACGCACGGCGATGCGGATACGTGGATGGACGCCGTTGGGCCTAAAGGACCGCACACTCCGCGCGGAAATCGTGCTATCGAGATTCAAGCACTGCATTACGCCGCGCTCGATAATGCCACGCGGATGACGCGCAAGCCGAATCCGGCGTGGAAAGAAACGGCCAATAGGATTCGCCGGAACTTTTTGTCGGAGTATCTGGCATCGGCGGGTGATCATTTTTACGATCGATTAATGGCCGATGGCACGCCGGATACGACGATGCGGCCGAATCAGATGTTCACGTTTACCGCGCCTTACACTCAGCTTGTGCCGCCGCAATTCGAACAAACGGTGACGAGGAAAGTCTCCAGCGAGTTATTTCATGAACATGGTGTGCTGAGTTTGAGTCCGCAGGACACTTGCTTTCATCCGTTTCATCAGGATTGGCACTATCCGAAGGACAATGCGTATCATCAGGGAATTGTTTGGGTGTGGAATTCGGGGCCTGCGAAATCGTTGTTGATCCGGCAAGGGCGCGGCGATTTGGCACTGAAGATGATGGACTACGAAGCCCGGCACATGCGCGAGCGCGGGATGGTGGGATCGCTGCCGGAGTTGTTCGATGCGGTGAAGCGACCCGAGAACAAATACATTGATTGGTCGGGAACGAGTTCGCAGGCATGGAGTCTTGCGGAATTTTTGCGCGCTACATATCAAGACTTTCTCGGCGTTCGTCCGGTGCTTTACGGCCGTGTCGAACCCTTCTGGCTGATCGCGCCGCGGATACCCATGGAGTGGGGATTAGTGCAAGCTCAAGTTACTTGCTCCGGCACTCCGATTGATCTAAGGATGCAACAGTTCAGCGACTCGACTGTCATTGAAGTCAAGGCAATTACGACACCGAAGAGTCCATTGCCCGTGAAATTTTTTGATGTAGCTCGAGGAGTGACAGGAGAGATCAATACGACCGATCCGCTGCGCGTGGTGTATCGCAAAAACGACGGCTATATGCTGGTGGACGGGAAGCCGACGTCGCAGAAGATTCTTGAAGGTTGGCCGTATGATAGTGGCCCGGAGGATCTGACATTCGCTCCGCCAATTACAAAGCTCGACTTTGCATCATTGAAAGACCCTGAATGGAGAGTGCTCAAGGGAAAAGACATTCATTGCGACATCCAGTATTCGCTCTTGATGGATCGCGTTGAGGATCCGGCGGGGGATGATGTCGGTGACGGGAGTTATGTCTATCCGACGGACGAGAATTTCCGCAAGGGGATACTCGATCTGCGGCAGTTTGAAGTGCGTGACGCGAAGGACAGCTACTACTTTGAACTGACGCTTGACAACTTATGGCAACCGGGCTGGCATCCGGAATACGGATTTCAATTGACCTATGCTGCTATTTGTCTGCATTCGGACGGAGCGTCACGCACGGATGTCGGTGCGAACTCCATTGAGACGCTCGACACTCCGTTTTCACGTGTCATTTATGTGGGCGGCGGGGTGCGGATCGAGAACGAGCGCGGTGAGATCGTTGGTGAGTTCATTCCGAGAACCAACAAGGATGCGTTCGGATACGTTTCGTCAGCGACGATTTCCTTCTGTCTGCCGAAGTCGCTGTTTCCGACGCGGGACGAGAGTTGGGAATGGACAGTGCTCTGCGGCGCGCAGGATGATCATGGCGGTGCTGGCATCGGAGAGTTCCGCGCCGTAGTTGCCACCGCGGAACGCTGGAGCGGCGGAGGGAATTCAGGCGGTGGATCACACATTTACGACCGACTCAGCACGCTCGCGCAAGAGTGACCGGTCAAAAGCGAAACTTCAGACATGGCAAGTATAGAACTTCGGAACATTCGCAAACAGTTTGGCAACGCTTTGGTTCTGCACGATATCAGTTTCTCTGTCCGGGAAGACGAGTTTGTGGTGCTGGTCGGACCTTCCGGCTGCGGAAAGACGACGATTCTCAGAATGATTGCGGGACTGGAAGCGCCGACTTCGGGAGAGGTCTGGATCGGGGGCAGGAATATCACCAGCGTGCATCCGCGCGATCGCGATATCGCCATGGTGTTTCAGAGTTACGCGCTCTATCCGCATCTGAGCGTCTATGACAACATGGCCTTCGGTCTAAAGATGCGCAAAGTGCCTGCTGCAGAAATTGACTTGCGCGTGAAAGAGGCCGCCGAGTTCTTCGAATTAAGCGACCTGCTGCAGCGCAAACCCAAGCAACTTTCGGGGGGACAGCGGCAGCGTGTGGCACTCGGGCGCGCCGTCGTGCGGCATCCATCGGCATTTTTGTTTGACGAACCACTTTCGAATCTCGACGCGAAACTTCGTGCACACACTCGAACCGAGATTTCCCGACTTCACAAACGTCTTAAGACGGCCATGGTCTACGTGACACATGATCAGATCGAAGCAATGACTCTCGGAGAACGAATCGTTGTGCTCAAAGACGGTGTCATCCAGCAGATTGACTCGCCGCTGAATGTTTACAGAAGGCCGGCAAACAAGTTCGTCGCCGGATTCATCGGTTCACCTGCCATGAATTTTATCGCGGGGGCGCGCGACGGCACGCACTTTCGTTCGGCAGCACTGCATTTTCCATTGCCACAGACTCTCTCAAGCGGAACGAACAAACTGACGTTGGGCCTACGTCCCGAACAGATTGGCGTGGGGGCGAAGGGAAACGGAAAAGTCGGATTCAATCTTCTGGTGGACGTGGTCGAGCCGATCGGCAATGAGTTGCTCGTTTACGGAAGGATCGGAGATCAGGACTTGATCGTTCGCTGCGATCCGCGCACCGAGGTGATGCCGGACACAACATTGCCGGTATACTTTGATCCGAACGCAGTTCATTACTTTGACGCAGACAGTGAGCAATCGCTGCTGCGTGACTAACATTTATTGAGATGCAACAGCTACTCTTCACTCTTGCACTTCTTTTCACTATCTCCATGGCACAAGCGGGACAGCTGTATCTGAACATAATCTGGCATCAGCACCAACCGCTGTATTTGAATCCGGAAACCGACGAACTCTCGGGGCCGTGGGTGCGCACGCACGCCACCAAGGACTACTACGACATGGCGGCACTGCATGAACAGTTTCCCGAGATTCATGCGACGATCAACTTGACCTCTTCCCTGCTCTATCAATTGCAGGATTACTACGTGAATCGTCTCGGCCCATTGGTCCGGATGGGCGAAGACGGAAAGCGTGAGTTGGATGCCGCGACATATTTCGCAAACTTCTACAGAACCGATCCCTGGATTGACCTTGCTCTGAAAGCTACCGATAGTTTTTCCGATGCGGACGTTGCAAAGTTGATTTCTGAGCCATGGAACGCTTTTGGTATTTCGGAAATACAAATTGCGAAGTTCCCGCAGTATGAGGCGCTGCGGGCGAAGGCTCGCGACAGTTTGACCACTGACGATCTGCGCGACATCAAGTCGTGGTTCTTCACGGCGCACTTTGATCCCGACTTTCTGCGCGGTTCTGCGGGCATTGATGTGAGTCTTGCTGATCTGATTGAAGAGCGCGGAGGAAAATTTTATCTGCGTGGGAAGGAGCATTTCAGCGAGCGCGACGCGAATAGATTGGTTGCCGAAGCGGCGCGTGTGGCAGAGGAGATCGTGCCGGTTCATCAACGGTTGCTGGCGAGCGGGCAACTTGAGATCATCACAACGCCATTTTATCATCCCATTCTCCCGCTCCTGATTGACAGCGATGTGGCAAAAGTGTGTCAGCCGAAGAGTGAGTTGCCTTCACGCTACGCCTATCCGGAGGATGCGCACGCGCAGGTCATCAAAGGAATCAGTTTTTACGAGCGTCTATTCCGGAGAGCGCCCCAAGGGATGTGGCCTGCGGAGGGTTCCATTTCGCAGGGTGCCGCGAATGTATTTCGAGCACACAACGTGCGCTGGATCTGCGGAGACATGCATGTCTTGATGCGATCCAAGCCCGAAGGACTCGATGTCGCCAAACCATATCGAGTCAAAACCCCCGACGGCGATGTCGCAATCGTGTTTCGTGAAACCACACTTTCCGATCATATCGGTTTCACGTATCAGAACATGAAGCCGGATGAAGCGGTTGCGCATTTCACAAAGGAGATTCTGAGGTATGTGCCAAAGGAGAGCCAGAGCGACCGACTGCTTACGGTGATTCTGGATGGAGAGAATGCGTGGGAGTGGTATCGTTATGACTTGGACGCCAAGAGATTCCTGAACGGACTGTATGCGAAACTGACCGAACTGCGCGAGGAAGGGCTTGTCACCTGCGTCCATCCCACAGAGTATTTTCGCGGCAATCCCGAGCGCGGCATTCCTGCGCACCCGATTGAAGAGTTGACAGAAATTACCGAGTTGTGGCCCGGATCGTGGATCAATGCGAACTACGACACTTGGATCGGTGAACCCGAGGAAAATAAGGCCTGGGAGTATCTGCTCAAGGCGCGGCGTGCTCTCGAGAATTCGGGCTTGAAGCAACCGGATCCTTATGCGCCAATGGAGAAGAGTGCGCAGGGCGCGGCAATCTATCGCGCGTACGAGGCAATGTACGCAGCTGAGGGATCAGACTGGTTTTGGTGGTACGGGGCGGATCAGAGCGCGCCGGCCGGTGATCGGCCATTTGAAGAAGCATTTTTCGCGCATCTGCGCGCCGTTTATGGACAGATGCGCGAAGCCGGTGTTGATATCGAGACTCCCGAGCTTGAACCAATCCTCAGTCAGGCGAAGATTGCGACACAGGAGTCTGGCGGCGTCATGCAGCGCGGAGGCGAGATGCGCCGCGTGAGGTTCGAATGCGATGCGTCTTCCGAGCAGGTCAGCGTCGCAATATTCATCGTCGGTAATCAGTCGGCGCTTGGTGACTGGCAGCCAAACATTGTGCGCTTGCGCGATGACGGTGCGGCGGGCGACCAAACGGCTCAAGATGGCATATGGTCTCTGGAAATCGAATTGCCTTTGGGAACGGAAGTGCAGTATAAATACACCAATTCCGGCGACGCAGGTATCTGGCTGCCGTCCGAGGAGTTTCCCCAGTCAAATCGTGCATTCACTGTGGACGGTGCATCCGGGGAAGTGATCGTGCATCGTTCTGTGTTTGGGGTGCGTGATTGACGTGATGCGATTTCTGTTAGCCGCTCTTGTGCTCCTTGCCGGATGCTCGCGCGATGACGGCATCGTTCGCTTGCAACTCTGGCATCAAATGCAGCCGGAAGATCGCGCCGTGCTTACGCGAGTGATTCAGGCCTATAGTGCGACTTTAGATTCGGTCAGAATCGAAGTGATCTATAAGGAGACTGAGGAGTTGCGTTCAAACTTTCAGTCTGCGGCGCTTGCCAAGCTCGGACCGAGTCTTGTTTACGGTCCTTCTGATCAGGTCGGACCGCTGGCAACAATGCGCTTTGTGCAGCCGCTCGATGCCTACTTCACGCCAGAAGAGTTTGAACGGTTGGATGATCGCGCTCTGGTGAAATTTAAGGGTCATACATATCAGATTGCAGATCGAATTGGCAACCATCTGACTTTAGTATACAACAAGAAGCTGCTCCCGACACCGCCGCAAACAACTGACGAGCTGATCAAGATGGGACAAGCGGCGACGAAGGATTTCAACGGTGACGGGGTGACGGATCAGTGGGGACTTGTGTGGAATTTCACGGAGCCTTTCTTCTTCATTCCCTGGTTTTCGGGATTCGGAGGATGGGTCATGGACGAGGACGGTCACCCGTCGCTCAACTCGCCTGCAGCTGTGGAAGCATTCAAGTTCGTGCGTTCACTTCGCAGCCAGTACAAGATCGTTCCGCCGGACTGTGATTATAATACAGCGGACGCGCTGTTCAAAGAGGGCCGTGCGGCGATGCTCATCAACGGGCCGTGGTCGTGGAGCGGTTACGGTGCTGCTGGTGTCGATTATGAGTTAGCGCGCATTCCGATGGTTTCTTCTACAGGATTGTGGCCCGCTCCGATGGTGTCTCCGCTGGGCTACTCCATTAATGTACGCGTCGAAGGTAGAGAGCTTGAAGAGACAGTGAGACTGTTGAAGTATTTATTGAGTGACGATGTTCAGCAGCAGTTTGTCGAAGCAACCGGGATCATTCCGAGCAGCTTGAAAGTGCGGGCGGACTCATCTTACGTCTCGCGTCCGCACGTCGCGCAAAGTCTTTCTCAGTTCGAAGTGGGCAGGCCGATGCCAATTGTTCCGGAGCTGCGCGCGGTGTGGGATGCCATGCGTGCATCCTATCAGTCCGTATTGGGTGGAAATCTTTCACCGGAGGACGCTGCGAGGAACATGCAGAGAGACGCCGAGCAGAAAATTCGGGAGATGAATGAATAGAGAACGGAATTTCGCGCTTTGGATGGTGGCACCTGCGGCAATCGTGGTTGCGCTGGTCGTTGTGTGGCCGTTCGTCTACAACGTGATACTGTCGTTCTCCAATATGAGTCTGCTGCATATCCATGATTGGGAGCTAATCGGACCGCGTCAGTACGAGAAGGTATTTTCCGATTCCGCCTTTTATGGAGTCCTCGGAAAGACACTTGTCTGGACAATCGTCAATGTCTTCTTTCATGTCACGATCGGTGTTGCGCTGGCGGTTATTCTGCACGAGAATGTGCCGGGACGTAGGTTGTTCCGCACCCTGCTCATCCTGCCGTGGGCGATTCCGGCCGTCGTGACGGCTCTCACGTGGCGCGGCATGTTTCATTACGAGTACGGGGCAGTCAATCTCATCCTGACGAAGGTCTTCAGCCAGACGCCGATTCAGTGGCTCAATGATCCCATCGGCACATTTGCTGCATGTATTGTGACCAACGTCTGGCTGGGATTTCCGTTCATGATGGTCGTTGCACTGGGCGGGTTGCAGAGTATCCCAAAAGAGCTTTACGAGGCGGCAATGATTGACGGTGCGAGTGCATGGCAGAGATTTCGGACGATCACACTTCCGATGCTGGTGCCTGTCTTGACGCCCGCGATTATTCTTGGGTTTGTGTGGACCTTCAACAAGGTGGATATTGTCTGGCTGGTTTCCAATGGCGGAGAGCCGGCCGACCAAACTCACATTCTTGTTTCCTACGTTTATCGAGCGGCGTTTAACCTTTACCGCTACGGATATGCTGCAGCCGGTTCAATGATTATCTTCCTGCTGCTTGTGCTGTTCTCTGTTACCTTCATGCGAAAACTGCAGGCAAAGGCTTAAGCCGTGATCAAGAAAGTCATACTCTTCACGATTCTTGCGGTCATCACGGTAATGACACTATATCCGATATTAACGGTGGTCACCGTGTCCTTGCGTCCGGCGGACAAACTGCTCTCGACCTCGCTTGAGATCATTCCGGAAGACGCCACATTCCGGAATTATGTCACCCTATTCACGGACAGGCCGTTTGCCAGATGGCTGCTCAACAGCACATTAGTGGCTGCGGCGGTCACTATCTTTGCGACCGCACTCGCTTCAACGGCAGGTTACGCTTTTTCGCGTTTCAGGTTCCCCGGCTACAAGGTGGGCATGAGCCTGCTCCTGATAACACAGATGTTTCCGGCAACGATGCTGCTGCTACCGCTGTTCTTGATGCTTGCGAAACTCGGCTTGATCAACTCGTATATCGGCTTGATGGTCGTCTATTCGGCAACAGCATTGCCGTTTACGGTCTGGCAGATGAAGGGCTATTATGACACGATTCCTCCCGAGCTTGAAGAAGCGGCCATGTTGGACGGTGCGAACAGGTTTAAGACGTTCTATCTCGTGATTCTGCCGCTTGCGGCGCCTGCGCTGGTGATTACGGCGCTGTTCAGTTTTCTGACGGCATGGAGCGAGTATGTCGTGGCCGCGCAGGTTCTGCTGACAGAGGACATGTACACATTGCCCATCGGTCTCAAGCAGTTTCAGTCCAGCATGACAACAGAGTGGGGGCTGTATGCGGCGGGGTCGATCGTCGTGAGTATTCCGGTGATAATATTGTTCATGAAATTGTCCAAGTGGCTGGTGTCCGGCTTGACGCTGGGAAGTGTAAAAGGATAGTTTGCGTATGAAGAAGATGATCTTGCTATTGCTGTGTATGGTTGGAGTCACAAGTGCGGATGTGAGTTACCGCGACACTCCCTGGAAGCTCGAGCATTGGCTTGCGAAGGATGAGATCAATGACGTGGCACGAGGTGACGTTGACCTTTGCAACCTATTCTACCGAGAGACCGAGGACTCGCTCTATTGCAAGACCACTATTCGGGAGAGTTGGATCGGCCGGTGCGATGTCAGATGGGAAGTTCGTGATGCAAAGGGACTCATAGCCCGCTTGACAAGCGGAGGCACCGGAAGTGCGGCCGTGCGCGAACAGACCTATCGCGGAGTGCTTGAGTGGGCCATTGCGAGGCCGGATGACTGGGCAGGCGTGAACACGATTCGCGTCGAGACCTACAACGCAAGTGTCATCCATGACAAAATCGAATGGACTCGTGACTCTCATCGATCATTAGACGGTGACGTTGGCAATTGCGCGTTCGTGCATCACGGAAATCAAGGCTTAACCTATACAGACGTGTTTCGCGGGCAGGACGGCAGTGAAGGTTTTGACGAAATCCTCGAATTGCACCAAGCACGTAACGCTCCGGGAAACTTTCATCTTTCTGGAACGCTGATCACCGCGGCGGACTGGTATGACCGACCGTTTCTGCAGTGGCTGCGTGATGGAATCACCGAAGGTTGGGTGGCTATGCTTGGCTCAGCCTACGCACAGCACATCATGCCGTTCGTTTACAATAACATGAACAACTGGGCGGTCAGTATCGAGCAGGATCTGATCGAGTATAAGCTTGGCTACTCACCTCGCGTGGCGTGGATTCCGGAACGCGTCTGGCTTGCCCAAGGGCACTATCCCGATGCAGGGTTAAACGATTCATGGCTCGGCGACAACTGGACGCAGCACGGAATTGACGCGGTGATTCTTGATGACTGGCCGCACGTGGCGGGTTATAGTGACCGGAAGATTCATTGGATGAATAACGGCTCCGGAGTTGTCTTGCGTGTGATTCCCATCGACGGCGAGTTCACGGGCAACTGCCACTATAATCCGGGTGCTGCTATCGCGCAGATTCAAGGCACGGGCCGCTACGGAATTATTGTTTATGGAACGGATTGGGAAGCCGCCGCGGAGATGGCGGACTTTGACTGTCCGGACTGTCTTGAGAACTATACGCAAGTGCTTAACTGGGCTGCAGACAACTATCCCGCTGTCGATATTTGGAAGCTTGACGACGCACTAAATCACGGAGACTTTGCCGGGAACGGAATTGAAGTAGGGAACGGAACGTACGGATTGATCGGTGGGAACAACGGATACGGCGGAACGAACAATAGTTGGTACACACACTGGGCGGGAACGGCGTCGCTGTCTGACTTTCATGCGCCCGCGTGGAACTACGGTCAAATCTGGACAACCGTCTACAATCAGGTCAACGGCGCTCCGAACAACACTCTGTCAGAGACCGCTTGGTACGTGATGATGACGAATCTGCACGAGACGGCGTGGCACGACTACATGGGCGGGCCGATCAGCGGCTGGCAGCATCGCTATAGCGCGCATATCAAGAACGCGGCAGTGTATGCGGAAGCCGCACGCTGGGCGGCGGGGCTGTATGCCAACACGTGCGGAGCATTTTTCAGCGATATTGACGTGGACGGTATCGAGGAGCTTGTCATACACAATGACCGTGTCTACGCGGTGTTCGAATCAATTGGCGGTCGTGCACAATATGTCTTCAGCAAAGGACCGGGGGGAGAGAATTTCTCAATTGTCGGGAGCTGCAACACATACTGGGCGGAGACGGATGGCGACTATGACGAACCTTCCTCGAACAATCATCAGGCGGCCTTTGCAGACGTGAGTCCGACCTATCGAAACGATCTCTACACATTGTCGATCGACCAGAACTCGAACGCATTTGCGAAGATTAGAATGAGTTTCGGGTCTGTCGAAAAGACGATCGAGGTGTCGTCCGGCACTCCGTATTTGCAGGCGAGGTATGACGTCGGTAATCAGGACTGTTACATTCGGCATGGCTTCAGTCCGGACTTGCTCGGTATGATTTGGGATGCGGAGATGCAGCGACTTTGGGATCCTGATCAGGCCTATTCGGGTTTTCGCAATCCGAACAGCGGCGCGACAGGAGCTTTAATCAAGAACAACGGCGGCACGACGCATGTCACCGAGTTCGCGGGTACGCTGCTGCGCGGCGATGAGTTGCGGGGAAGCGGAGAGTTTTCGTACCTGCTTTACGCCGGTCCAACATCCGCGCCGGACGTCAACGGACGCGTGGCGGAACTTGAGGCGTTGACGTCACTCAATCTCGATGTCTATGGTCCGCGCCTGAACGCGCAGGCGGCTTTTATCAACTCCACCACAATCGAACTCTCATTCAATGAAGCCGTAAATCAAACGCTTGCTGAAACGCCGGCCAATTGGGCTTTGTCGGGTTTCGTCGTACCGCATAGTGTTGTCGCAGCAGTCCGGCAAGGGGATTGGACGCGAGTTCGGTTGACCGTCTCTCCCAATCTCGCGGGCGGAGAAAGCGGGGTTGTGTCGGTGATAAACGTCACGGACATGAGTGGTAATGTCG is part of the bacterium genome and encodes:
- a CDS encoding ABC transporter permease subunit; this encodes MTLYPILTVVTVSLRPADKLLSTSLEIIPEDATFRNYVTLFTDRPFARWLLNSTLVAAAVTIFATALASTAGYAFSRFRFPGYKVGMSLLLITQMFPATMLLLPLFLMLAKLGLINSYIGLMVVYSATALPFTVWQMKGYYDTIPPELEEAAMLDGANRFKTFYLVILPLAAPALVITALFSFLTAWSEYVVAAQVLLTEDMYTLPIGLKQFQSSMTTEWGLYAAGSIVVSIPVIILFMKLSKWLVSGLTLGSVKG
- the ugpC gene encoding sn-glycerol-3-phosphate ABC transporter ATP-binding protein UgpC, whose translation is MASIELRNIRKQFGNALVLHDISFSVREDEFVVLVGPSGCGKTTILRMIAGLEAPTSGEVWIGGRNITSVHPRDRDIAMVFQSYALYPHLSVYDNMAFGLKMRKVPAAEIDLRVKEAAEFFELSDLLQRKPKQLSGGQRQRVALGRAVVRHPSAFLFDEPLSNLDAKLRAHTRTEISRLHKRLKTAMVYVTHDQIEAMTLGERIVVLKDGVIQQIDSPLNVYRRPANKFVAGFIGSPAMNFIAGARDGTHFRSAALHFPLPQTLSSGTNKLTLGLRPEQIGVGAKGNGKVGFNLLVDVVEPIGNELLVYGRIGDQDLIVRCDPRTEVMPDTTLPVYFDPNAVHYFDADSEQSLLRD